One segment of Vagococcus martis DNA contains the following:
- the accD gene encoding acetyl-CoA carboxylase, carboxyltransferase subunit beta → MGLFKKRDYIRITPLNKSVQESDKPHVPDGAWEKCPSCQKPLHRKELGQERTCQHCGYCFRLGAYDRLDMMMDEGTFQEMFTDIPFKNQINFPDYDEKIKDVREKTGLDEAVVTGIGCINNYKVAIGVMDSQFIMGSMSHIVGEKITRLVELATEKKLPVILFTASGGARMQEGIISLMQMAKISGAIKRHSESGLLYITVLTDPTTGGVTASFAMQGDIILAEPQALIGFAGRRVIEQTIRQTLPDDFQRAEFLLEHGFIDKIVARKELKSTLSTLLLLHSGGEGDD, encoded by the coding sequence ATGGGATTGTTTAAAAAAAGAGACTATATACGTATCACTCCCTTAAATAAATCGGTTCAAGAAAGTGACAAACCTCATGTGCCAGATGGTGCGTGGGAAAAATGTCCGAGTTGTCAAAAGCCTTTGCACCGAAAAGAATTAGGTCAAGAAAGAACTTGTCAGCATTGTGGTTACTGTTTTAGATTAGGTGCTTATGATCGTCTTGATATGATGATGGATGAAGGCACATTTCAAGAGATGTTTACTGACATACCCTTTAAGAATCAAATTAATTTTCCGGATTATGATGAAAAAATAAAAGATGTCCGAGAAAAGACTGGATTAGATGAGGCTGTAGTAACTGGAATTGGCTGTATTAACAATTATAAAGTTGCCATTGGCGTGATGGATAGTCAATTTATTATGGGGAGTATGAGCCACATTGTAGGTGAAAAAATTACTCGACTCGTTGAACTAGCGACTGAAAAAAAACTCCCTGTTATTTTGTTTACAGCATCAGGTGGTGCTAGAATGCAGGAAGGGATTATTTCTTTAATGCAAATGGCTAAAATATCTGGCGCTATAAAAAGACATAGTGAAAGTGGTTTATTATATATCACAGTTTTGACCGATCCCACAACAGGTGGTGTCACGGCAAGTTTTGCTATGCAAGGAGATATCATTTTAGCAGAGCCACAAGCATTGATAGGGTTTGCCGGACGTCGCGTGATTGAGCAAACCATACGTCAAACGTTACCAGATGATTTTCAGCGAGCAGAATTTTTATTAGAGCACGGGTTTATTGATAAAATTGTGGCACGTAAAGAACTGAAATCTACGTTGTCTACCCTTCTGTTACTTCATAGTGGAGGTGAAGGAGATGACTAA
- the fabZ gene encoding 3-hydroxyacyl-ACP dehydratase FabZ gives MQLNVQEIMEIIPNRYPIMMVDKVVELTPGSYVKAIKNVTYNEHFFPGHFPGEPVMPGVLILEALAQTGSIPLLKSEEFKGKTGYLGGIDKVKFRQKVVPGDVLVMEMEIIKQKGNIGVGKATAKVEDKVVCQALMTFIIGA, from the coding sequence ATGCAATTAAATGTACAAGAAATTATGGAAATTATTCCAAATCGTTACCCGATTATGATGGTTGATAAAGTAGTGGAATTAACACCAGGAAGTTATGTTAAAGCAATAAAAAATGTTACGTACAATGAGCATTTTTTTCCTGGACATTTTCCAGGAGAACCTGTTATGCCAGGAGTATTAATATTAGAAGCTCTTGCTCAAACTGGTTCTATACCTCTATTAAAAAGTGAAGAATTCAAAGGGAAAACTGGTTATTTAGGTGGTATTGATAAAGTAAAGTTTCGCCAAAAAGTTGTACCAGGTGACGTGCTAGTGATGGAGATGGAAATTATTAAACAAAAAGGAAATATTGGCGTTGGAAAAGCAACAGCTAAAGTGGAAGACAAAGTCGTTTGTCAAGCACTCATGACATTTATTATTGGGGCATAG
- a CDS encoding NADPH-dependent oxidoreductase: MNDVIKLQLNHKSIRKFKDEQLPKEVIETLVNVARHTATSNFMQSYSIVCLSSQEKKQKLAEICNQPYVAEASHVFIFVADQYRNRQIAVENSQETSVLHNMDRFMVAMTDAVLAAQNVNLAAESLGLGTVFLGSILNDNDKTSELLELPELTFAVLGLAIGYKDQEPQLKPRLPQDIMFFEESYQTFDNYVEELKDYDDVVTTYYDLRDANKRIESFTNQVTAGMNRKPEKRLKIKSDLEKQGFIID, translated from the coding sequence ATGAATGACGTGATTAAGTTACAATTAAACCATAAAAGTATTAGAAAATTTAAAGACGAACAACTACCTAAAGAGGTCATTGAGACATTAGTTAATGTTGCACGACATACGGCAACTAGTAATTTTATGCAATCATATAGTATTGTTTGTTTATCGTCACAAGAAAAGAAACAAAAGTTGGCTGAAATTTGTAACCAACCATACGTAGCTGAGGCAAGCCACGTTTTTATTTTTGTTGCCGATCAATATCGAAATCGACAAATTGCTGTAGAAAATAGTCAAGAAACTAGTGTGTTACATAACATGGACCGTTTTATGGTAGCCATGACAGATGCTGTTTTAGCAGCACAAAATGTTAACTTGGCCGCCGAAAGTTTAGGACTTGGTACAGTGTTTCTAGGTAGTATTTTAAACGATAATGACAAAACATCAGAATTATTGGAGTTACCAGAGTTAACATTTGCTGTTCTTGGATTGGCAATAGGTTATAAAGACCAAGAGCCACAACTTAAACCACGCTTACCACAAGATATCATGTTTTTTGAAGAATCTTACCAAACGTTTGATAATTATGTTGAGGAATTAAAAGACTATGATGACGTTGTGACGACTTATTATGATTTGCGTGATGCTAATAAACGGATTGAGTCGTTTACTAACCAGGTTACGGCAGGAATGAATCGCAAACCAGAAAAACGGTTAAAAATTAAGTCAGACCTTGAAAAACAAGGGTTTATCATTGATTAA
- a CDS encoding acyl carrier protein gives MTTFEKIQEIIVDQLGKDEEEVQLTTNFREELEADSLDLFQILNDIEDAFEEYDVKIETDEGLVTVKDLVTFVDKQIAQAK, from the coding sequence ATGACAACTTTTGAAAAAATACAGGAAATTATTGTGGATCAATTAGGAAAAGATGAAGAAGAAGTACAGTTAACGACTAATTTTAGAGAAGAATTAGAAGCAGATAGTTTAGATTTATTCCAAATTTTAAACGATATTGAGGACGCTTTTGAAGAGTACGACGTAAAAATTGAGACAGATGAAGGCCTTGTAACCGTAAAAGATTTAGTAACATTTGTCGACAAGCAAATTGCACAAGCAAAATAA
- the fabF gene encoding beta-ketoacyl-ACP synthase II, which produces MKRVVITGVGAVTPIGNTAEEFIENVLNGTNGIAPIQKFDATETGIHVAAEVKEFDPTLYMEKKETKRMDMFSVYGISAAKQAVADSQINIDEINVDRFGVMVSSGIGGMKTIEDQVIRMHTKGPKRVAPFFVPMAISNMAAGNIAIKVGAKGICTSVVTACASSTNAIGEAFRNIKHGYSDIILAGGAEATICEIGISGFAALTALSDSDNPEKASIPFDKDRNGFVMGEGSAILVLEELEHAKKRGAKIYGEIVGYGSNCDANHITSPSSDGSGAGKCMMLAMEEAGITPEEVSYINAHGTSTPTNDSAETTAIKYAMKEEAYNTPVSSTKSMVGHLLGAAGAVEALACLGALMTDTIPPTIGLENPDEACDLDYVAKEKRGATVNYTLSNSLGFGGHNAVIAMKKWRGE; this is translated from the coding sequence ATGAAACGAGTGGTAATTACAGGTGTTGGAGCAGTGACACCAATTGGAAATACAGCAGAAGAATTTATCGAAAATGTGTTAAATGGAACAAATGGGATTGCCCCAATTCAAAAGTTTGATGCAACTGAAACAGGAATTCATGTAGCAGCTGAAGTGAAAGAATTTGATCCAACCTTATATATGGAAAAAAAGGAAACAAAACGAATGGATATGTTTTCTGTATATGGCATCTCTGCAGCCAAACAAGCAGTGGCAGACAGTCAGATTAATATCGACGAGATAAATGTGGATCGTTTTGGTGTCATGGTCAGCTCTGGTATTGGTGGAATGAAGACGATTGAAGATCAAGTCATTCGTATGCACACAAAAGGGCCAAAACGTGTCGCACCATTTTTCGTCCCGATGGCCATTAGTAACATGGCAGCTGGAAACATTGCAATCAAGGTCGGAGCAAAAGGTATTTGTACGTCTGTTGTAACAGCATGTGCCTCATCAACCAATGCAATTGGTGAAGCGTTTCGAAATATCAAACATGGGTATTCAGATATTATTTTAGCTGGTGGAGCTGAAGCAACGATTTGTGAAATTGGTATTTCAGGTTTTGCCGCTTTGACAGCTTTGAGTGATTCTGATAATCCGGAAAAAGCGTCGATTCCATTTGATAAAGATAGAAATGGCTTTGTCATGGGTGAAGGTAGTGCCATTTTAGTTCTTGAAGAATTGGAACATGCGAAAAAAAGAGGTGCTAAAATTTACGGTGAAATCGTCGGTTACGGTTCTAATTGTGATGCAAATCATATAACAAGCCCAAGTAGTGATGGCTCTGGTGCTGGAAAATGTATGATGTTAGCAATGGAAGAAGCAGGTATTACGCCTGAAGAAGTTAGCTATATTAATGCACATGGAACAAGTACACCGACAAATGATAGTGCGGAGACAACGGCCATAAAATATGCTATGAAAGAAGAAGCCTACAACACACCGGTATCAAGTACCAAAAGTATGGTAGGACATTTATTAGGTGCAGCTGGAGCCGTTGAAGCGTTAGCGTGTTTAGGAGCTTTAATGACTGATACGATTCCACCAACTATCGGTTTAGAAAATCCTGATGAAGCTTGTGACTTAGATTATGTGGCGAAAGAAAAAAGAGGGGCGACTGTCAATTATACATTAAGTAATTCATTAGGATTTGGTGGTCATAATGCCGTCATTGCGATGAAAAAATGGCGAGGTGAGTAA
- the accB gene encoding acetyl-CoA carboxylase biotin carboxyl carrier protein, translating into MSYESIKELVDRFEHSDIREMNVSIEGLSLYLSKNDSKKSHDIVVKEHDNQVKEVSVSEVETTDVSPKVEDISGQTIKSPIVGVVYTASEPGKPNFVSVGDSVQVGDTLCIIEAMKIMNDVVSDVSGVVTEVFVTNEEVVEFGQPLFKIS; encoded by the coding sequence ATGAGTTATGAGTCTATCAAAGAATTAGTTGATCGATTTGAACATAGTGATATACGTGAAATGAACGTGTCCATTGAAGGGTTATCTCTTTATTTAAGTAAAAATGATAGTAAAAAATCTCATGATATTGTTGTCAAAGAACACGATAATCAGGTTAAAGAAGTTAGTGTAAGTGAAGTTGAAACAACAGACGTTTCACCAAAAGTAGAAGATATTTCAGGACAAACGATTAAATCACCAATTGTTGGAGTTGTTTACACTGCAAGTGAACCTGGCAAGCCAAATTTTGTGTCAGTTGGTGATAGTGTACAGGTGGGAGATACGTTATGTATTATTGAAGCCATGAAAATTATGAATGATGTTGTTAGTGATGTTTCTGGTGTTGTAACGGAAGTTTTCGTCACCAATGAAGAGGTTGTTGAGTTTGGACAGCCACTATTTAAGATTTCGTAG
- a CDS encoding YitT family protein, which produces MGNITEAYRKNEAIKKGVIIILAGLAIAVGLNMFLIPADVFSVGVNGISQLISGVLTNLFNINIGTGVWIFILNIPIAILGWIKLGRSATILSLLTVVSVSVMTILIPVVEVTDNPLMNAIVGGVLTGLAIGLTMKYGFSTGGMDIVSLVLSKTTGRTVGSLMFIINLFIIGAAGFLFSWESALYTIISIFCTTQVVDKIHTSHQKVTAFIMTNKPEEVIFSVQKSIVRGMTLLPGTGVFSRKEVAVIMMVVTRYELYDLEMAVYNADDKAFINIIPTQTVYGQFWSEDDQKKIRASRLEGL; this is translated from the coding sequence TTGGGAAACATAACTGAAGCATATCGTAAAAATGAAGCAATTAAAAAAGGTGTAATCATTATTTTAGCCGGTTTGGCCATTGCTGTTGGACTTAATATGTTCTTAATTCCAGCAGATGTTTTTTCTGTTGGTGTTAATGGTATTTCACAATTAATTTCAGGCGTTTTAACAAATCTATTTAATATAAATATTGGAACAGGGGTTTGGATTTTTATTTTAAATATTCCGATTGCCATACTAGGTTGGATTAAATTGGGACGCTCAGCAACAATTTTAAGTTTATTAACGGTCGTATCTGTATCAGTCATGACGATTTTAATTCCAGTCGTAGAAGTGACAGATAATCCATTAATGAATGCTATTGTCGGTGGTGTTTTGACTGGATTAGCGATTGGATTAACCATGAAATATGGATTTAGTACTGGTGGTATGGATATAGTCTCACTCGTTCTATCAAAAACAACCGGTAGAACGGTGGGATCATTAATGTTTATTATTAACTTATTCATCATTGGTGCAGCGGGCTTCTTATTTAGTTGGGAGTCGGCTTTGTATACCATCATTTCTATTTTCTGTACAACACAAGTAGTGGATAAGATTCATACAAGTCATCAAAAAGTGACGGCATTTATTATGACAAACAAACCAGAAGAAGTGATTTTTTCAGTTCAAAAATCGATTGTTCGTGGGATGACATTGCTTCCAGGAACAGGTGTTTTTAGTCGTAAAGAAGTAGCTGTGATTATGATGGTTGTGACTCGCTATGAATTATATGATTTAGAGATGGCAGTATACAACGCGGATGATAAAGCATTTATCAATATCATTCCAACACAAACTGTTTATGGTCAGTTCTGGAGTGAAGATGATCAAAAGAAAATCAGAGCATCACGATTAGAGGGGTTGTAA
- the fabD gene encoding ACP S-malonyltransferase, whose product MTLGFIFSGQGSQYNGMGQELYEEFPTFKEYLDCASDVLGLDMKNMMFEDNSLLHETKYTQPAILTMSCATSAVIKQEYDLSPTMVAGLSLGEYSALVESGVLSFSDAVSLVHKRGELMETAVPQGKGAMSAVIGLDRDIVETVCQEISSENALVIPVNYNMPQQIAIAGHKEAVLIAQEKLVEAGAKKVVPLSVSGPFHTPLLKQAAETFYQELLNTMFSQSKLPIVTNVTGDVLKEIDDVRLNLKKQMMSPVYWEETVHTFKRASIDTLIELGPGKTLSHFVRATESTINVQNIENIKTLRQLEKKLIKWGK is encoded by the coding sequence ATGACATTAGGATTTATCTTTAGCGGTCAAGGCAGTCAATATAATGGAATGGGACAAGAATTGTACGAAGAATTCCCTACTTTTAAAGAGTATCTTGACTGTGCGAGTGATGTGTTAGGACTAGATATGAAAAATATGATGTTTGAAGACAATTCATTATTACACGAAACCAAATACACACAACCTGCTATTTTAACAATGAGTTGTGCGACGTCTGCCGTGATTAAGCAAGAGTACGATTTATCACCCACAATGGTAGCCGGCTTAAGTTTAGGAGAATATAGTGCATTAGTAGAAAGTGGCGTACTTTCCTTTTCTGATGCGGTATCTTTGGTACACAAACGTGGAGAACTGATGGAGACAGCTGTCCCACAAGGAAAAGGTGCGATGAGTGCGGTAATAGGATTAGATAGAGACATCGTGGAAACGGTGTGTCAGGAAATAAGTTCTGAGAATGCTCTTGTCATCCCGGTGAATTATAATATGCCACAACAAATTGCAATTGCTGGACATAAAGAGGCGGTTTTAATTGCACAAGAAAAGCTAGTAGAAGCTGGAGCAAAAAAAGTAGTGCCGCTAAGCGTGAGTGGACCATTTCATACACCATTATTAAAACAGGCAGCAGAAACATTTTATCAAGAACTACTGAACACAATGTTCTCTCAAAGTAAGCTGCCAATCGTGACAAATGTCACTGGAGACGTATTGAAAGAGATAGATGATGTTAGATTAAATTTAAAAAAACAAATGATGTCTCCCGTTTATTGGGAAGAAACAGTCCATACATTTAAAAGAGCATCAATTGATACTTTAATTGAATTAGGACCAGGAAAAACATTGTCCCACTTTGTTCGTGCTACTGAGAGTACGATAAACGTACAAAATATAGAGAATATCAAAACACTTCGTCAACTAGAAAAAAAGTTAATAAAATGGGGGAAGTAA
- the fabG gene encoding 3-oxoacyl-[acyl-carrier-protein] reductase translates to MFKDKTVVITGSSRGIGRQLAIRFANEGANIVLNARKVIDSDLISEIESYGVKTHCVIGDVQDFESANQLITEAKEVFGSVDVLINNAGITKDMLLMRMSEEMFDDVISVNLKGTFNTIHHASKVMLKQRSGAIINMSSVIGEIGNIGQANYAASKAGVIGLTKSAAKELAARGITCNAIAPGFIETDMTDSLSEKVKEATLAHIPLKKLGNTDDIANTAIFLASQTYITGQVINVDGGMVMNA, encoded by the coding sequence ATGTTTAAAGATAAAACAGTCGTTATTACAGGAAGTTCACGAGGTATTGGTAGGCAACTTGCCATTCGTTTTGCTAATGAAGGAGCAAATATTGTCTTAAATGCTAGAAAAGTGATAGATAGTGATTTAATAAGTGAAATCGAGTCATATGGTGTTAAAACACATTGTGTGATTGGTGATGTGCAAGATTTTGAATCAGCCAACCAATTAATCACGGAAGCCAAAGAAGTATTTGGCTCAGTCGATGTCTTGATAAATAATGCGGGAATTACAAAAGATATGCTATTAATGCGTATGTCTGAAGAAATGTTTGATGATGTTATTTCGGTCAACTTGAAAGGGACGTTTAATACCATTCATCATGCTTCTAAAGTAATGTTGAAACAGCGTTCAGGGGCTATCATTAACATGTCGAGTGTGATTGGGGAAATTGGGAACATTGGACAAGCAAATTATGCAGCCAGTAAAGCAGGTGTTATTGGTTTAACTAAATCAGCGGCAAAAGAGTTGGCAGCTAGAGGAATCACATGCAACGCAATTGCACCAGGATTTATTGAAACAGATATGACAGATAGTTTGTCTGAAAAAGTCAAAGAGGCGACTTTAGCACATATTCCATTAAAAAAACTAGGCAACACAGACGATATTGCAAATACTGCCATTTTTCTGGCAAGTCAAACATATATTACAGGTCAAGTCATCAATGTAGATGGTGGAATGGTGATGAACGCTTAG
- a CDS encoding acetyl-CoA carboxylase biotin carboxylase subunit produces the protein MFDKILIANRGEIATRIIRACQELEIKTVAVYSEADKNALHVALADEAICIGSSKASESYLNMHNVLSAAIVTGAQAIHPGFGFLAENSLFAEMCEECQITFIGPKSKTIEEMGNKINARKIMLDAKVPVIPGSDGAVDSIEDAMKIAKKIGYPLMLKAAAGGGGKGIRKVLNAKELPHHFSSAQQESLAAFGSGEMYIEKIIYPAKHIEVQILGDQFGHVIHLGERDCSLQRNNQKVLEEAPGFSLSDDLRTRIGDTAIKAAKAVSYENAGTIEFLVDEANNFYFMEMNTRIQVEHPVTEMITGIDIVKWQIKIAARQKLTLTQSDVSFSGHAIECRLNAENPAFNFAPSPGKITSLILPSGGLGLRVDSAMYQDYTIPPFYDSMIAKIITHGQTREEALLKMKRALLELVVEGVTTNQMFQLDLLTHPLVIEGSYDTSFLQKEFLPNWSQD, from the coding sequence ATGTTTGATAAAATATTAATAGCCAATCGAGGCGAGATAGCAACTAGAATCATTCGAGCATGTCAAGAATTAGAAATTAAAACCGTTGCTGTTTACTCAGAAGCTGATAAAAATGCGTTGCACGTTGCATTAGCTGATGAAGCAATATGTATTGGCTCGTCAAAAGCGAGTGAGTCATACTTAAATATGCATAATGTGTTAAGTGCTGCTATCGTGACAGGTGCGCAAGCTATTCATCCAGGATTTGGTTTTTTAGCGGAAAATAGTTTGTTTGCTGAAATGTGCGAAGAATGTCAGATCACGTTTATTGGGCCAAAATCTAAAACGATTGAAGAGATGGGCAATAAAATCAATGCCCGAAAGATAATGTTAGATGCCAAAGTTCCTGTTATACCAGGTAGTGATGGTGCGGTAGACTCCATAGAAGACGCAATGAAGATAGCAAAAAAAATTGGTTACCCTTTAATGTTAAAAGCAGCTGCAGGTGGTGGTGGAAAAGGGATTAGAAAAGTACTAAATGCTAAAGAGTTGCCACATCACTTTTCTTCTGCTCAACAAGAATCCCTTGCTGCATTTGGTAGTGGTGAAATGTATATTGAAAAAATTATTTACCCAGCTAAACACATTGAGGTGCAAATATTAGGTGATCAGTTTGGACATGTCATTCATTTAGGTGAAAGAGATTGCTCGCTGCAACGAAATAATCAAAAAGTATTAGAAGAAGCACCAGGTTTTTCTTTGTCAGATGATTTACGAACTCGCATTGGCGATACAGCGATTAAGGCGGCAAAGGCTGTGTCTTATGAAAATGCCGGAACCATTGAATTTTTAGTGGATGAAGCAAATAATTTTTATTTTATGGAAATGAACACACGAATTCAAGTCGAGCACCCGGTAACTGAAATGATTACGGGAATTGACATCGTAAAATGGCAAATAAAAATAGCGGCCCGTCAAAAATTAACATTAACCCAATCAGACGTGTCATTTTCTGGTCATGCCATTGAATGTCGATTAAATGCTGAAAACCCAGCATTTAACTTTGCGCCCTCTCCAGGTAAGATCACGTCGTTAATTTTACCATCAGGAGGGTTAGGATTACGCGTGGATAGTGCCATGTATCAAGATTATACTATCCCACCGTTTTATGATTCGATGATTGCTAAAATTATTACTCACGGTCAAACGCGAGAAGAGGCCTTACTAAAAATGAAACGAGCGTTACTTGAGTTAGTCGTCGAAGGAGTGACAACCAATCAAATGTTTCAACTAGATTTACTGACTCATCCATTAGTGATTGAGGGAAGTTATGACACATCATTTTTACAGAAAGAGTTTTTACCAAACTGGTCACAAGACTAA
- a CDS encoding beta-ketoacyl-ACP synthase III translates to MLYPKITKTAKALPKKRVTNHDLAQFLETSDEWITQRTGIKERRISVTESVASLSVEVAKKLSQDIDVTTIDLIIVATMSADYSTPSVACVVQESVGAVNAMCFDVNVACSGFVYALSIAEKYLSHPSYQTALVIGTDVMSHLVDWRDRQTAVLFGDGSGGVLIEKTSSQPSFLAESIHSDGKRHQALFGHVIARDNRFRQIDDTYPFLVMNGKQIFDFAMRDVSKNMLELLLSHSVATEEIDYVLAHQANFRILEALAKKTKISSDKFLSNVDRFGNTSAASIPLLLDDAVKTGVIPLSGESLCMLTGYGAGLTWGSLLIKL, encoded by the coding sequence ATGCTATACCCTAAGATAACAAAAACTGCTAAGGCACTACCTAAAAAAAGAGTAACAAACCATGATTTAGCTCAGTTTTTAGAAACAAGTGATGAATGGATTACACAACGAACAGGAATTAAAGAACGACGTATTTCTGTTACAGAAAGTGTGGCTTCACTTAGTGTGGAAGTAGCTAAAAAATTAAGTCAAGATATAGATGTTACAACGATTGATTTAATCATTGTGGCAACAATGTCGGCTGACTATTCGACACCATCTGTTGCGTGTGTTGTTCAAGAATCTGTTGGTGCTGTGAATGCAATGTGCTTTGATGTCAATGTAGCGTGTTCTGGATTCGTTTATGCATTATCTATTGCAGAAAAATACTTGAGCCATCCATCATATCAGACGGCTTTAGTGATCGGAACTGATGTGATGAGTCATCTTGTGGATTGGCGTGATCGACAAACTGCAGTATTGTTTGGTGATGGTTCTGGTGGTGTATTGATTGAGAAAACCTCTTCACAACCATCTTTTCTTGCAGAATCGATTCATTCTGATGGTAAAAGACATCAAGCATTGTTTGGTCATGTGATTGCTAGAGATAATCGCTTTAGGCAAATAGATGATACCTATCCTTTTCTAGTAATGAATGGCAAACAAATTTTTGATTTTGCTATGAGAGATGTGTCCAAAAATATGCTGGAGCTCTTACTCAGTCATTCTGTTGCTACTGAAGAAATTGACTATGTGTTGGCGCATCAAGCAAATTTTCGTATTTTAGAGGCATTGGCAAAAAAAACCAAAATATCAAGTGATAAATTTCTATCAAATGTTGATAGATTTGGTAACACATCTGCTGCATCTATTCCATTGTTATTGGATGATGCAGTCAAAACGGGCGTTATACCATTATCAGGAGAGTCTTTGTGCATGTTAACAGGATATGGTGCAGGACTTACCTGGGGAAGTTTACTAATTAAATTATAA
- the fabT gene encoding fatty acid biosynthesis transcriptional regulator FabT codes for MDEKITIVNSQLVKVFNDILTIEETELKKSDFSDLSIKEMHTIEAIGMSGKKTTGEVAKELSITVGTLTVAINNLVKKGYVDRVRSESDRRIVRLKLTNRGRLFYRVHQHFHKKMVEAVLEDMSEEEKKALVKGLSSLHHFLKKYY; via the coding sequence ATGGATGAGAAAATAACGATTGTCAATTCTCAGTTGGTTAAAGTATTTAATGATATTTTGACGATTGAAGAAACAGAGCTTAAAAAAAGTGATTTTTCTGATTTGTCAATTAAAGAGATGCACACGATTGAAGCGATTGGTATGAGTGGAAAGAAAACAACGGGTGAAGTAGCAAAAGAATTGTCAATAACCGTTGGGACGTTGACTGTGGCAATCAATAATTTGGTGAAAAAGGGTTATGTTGACCGTGTGAGAAGTGAAAGTGATCGGCGAATTGTTCGGTTAAAGCTGACCAATCGTGGTCGATTATTTTACCGAGTACATCAGCATTTCCATAAAAAAATGGTCGAAGCTGTTTTAGAAGATATGTCTGAAGAAGAAAAGAAAGCTTTAGTCAAAGGACTCAGTAGCTTGCATCATTTTTTAAAAAAATACTATTAA
- the fabK gene encoding enoyl-[acyl-carrier-protein] reductase FabK: MEKSTICQLLDIKYPIIQGAMAWVAEEQLASAVSNAGGLGLIASGHAPKEVIQEKIHAARKLTDKTFGVNIMLMSPFVEDIVDLVIEERVKVITTGAGSPGKYMKRFKEAGIIVIPVVASVAQAKRMEKEGADAVVVEGMEGGGHIGKSTTMTLVPQVVDAVSIPVIAAGGIGDGRGVAAALMLGAKAVQLGTRFLVSKESIAHDNFKTKVVKAKDIDTVVTGMLTGHPVRGLRNKLTQTFEKAERFEGGKENPDFDRLEDLGKGALKRAVIDGDIKNSSMMAGQIAGMIKTDQQTCEEIIIELMAETSECLTSRYNEWVIEKR, from the coding sequence ATGGAAAAATCAACAATTTGTCAACTTTTAGATATAAAATACCCGATTATTCAAGGTGCGATGGCTTGGGTTGCTGAGGAACAATTAGCCAGTGCAGTGTCAAATGCTGGTGGTTTAGGACTGATAGCATCCGGACATGCACCAAAAGAAGTCATTCAAGAAAAAATACATGCGGCAAGAAAATTAACGGATAAAACATTTGGTGTCAACATTATGCTAATGTCCCCTTTCGTTGAAGACATTGTTGATTTAGTGATTGAAGAAAGAGTTAAAGTTATTACAACAGGAGCAGGTTCTCCAGGGAAATACATGAAACGATTCAAAGAGGCTGGAATTATTGTTATACCAGTTGTGGCTTCTGTCGCACAAGCGAAGCGAATGGAAAAAGAAGGAGCTGACGCTGTCGTTGTTGAAGGGATGGAAGGTGGTGGCCACATTGGTAAATCTACCACGATGACATTAGTCCCTCAGGTAGTTGATGCGGTTAGTATTCCGGTTATTGCTGCGGGTGGTATTGGTGATGGCCGCGGGGTAGCTGCAGCTTTAATGCTTGGAGCTAAAGCCGTTCAACTAGGAACACGGTTTTTAGTGTCGAAAGAATCGATTGCACATGATAATTTTAAAACGAAGGTTGTTAAGGCAAAAGATATTGATACGGTTGTAACAGGTATGTTAACAGGACATCCTGTCAGAGGACTTCGAAATAAATTAACACAAACCTTTGAAAAAGCAGAGAGATTTGAAGGTGGGAAAGAAAACCCTGATTTTGATCGATTAGAAGATTTGGGTAAAGGTGCACTTAAACGTGCAGTGATAGATGGCGATATAAAAAATAGTTCTATGATGGCTGGACAAATTGCTGGCATGATTAAAACTGATCAACAAACCTGTGAAGAAATAATTATCGAATTAATGGCTGAAACGTCTGAATGTCTAACAAGTCGTTACAATGAGTGGGTCATAGAAAAGAGGTAG